A genomic region of Rhipicephalus sanguineus isolate Rsan-2018 chromosome 3, BIME_Rsan_1.4, whole genome shotgun sequence contains the following coding sequences:
- the LOC119386084 gene encoding translation initiation factor IF-2-like encodes MAPPRKVRTAAEEANRRATRAAAARQRRAQQTAAQREAQAAGRRRRRADSSVRSRENDAKRLRRENPENRAVENVARQLRRANPQVRAAENLARQLRRATPQARAAENAARDNRRADPEVRAAESEARRHRRADPQVRAAENEARELRRSDPEVRAAENEARELRLADPEVRAAENGAREIRRSDPEVRAAENEARELRLADPEVRAAENGAREIRRSDPEVRAAENEARELRLADPEVRAAENGAREIRRSDPEVRAAENEARELRRSDPEVRAAENEARELRRSDPEVRAAENEARELRRSDPEVRCYGGFQCEHKGSPQRLVHTLRASGPRHDLCIEY; translated from the coding sequence ATGGCGCCTCCTCGCAAGGTGCGGACCGCTGCTGAAGAAGCGAATCGCAGAGCTACGCGCGCCGCTGCGGCCAGGCAACGTCGGGCACAACAGACCGCTGCACAGAGAGAAGCGCAAGCCGCAGGTCGCCGTCGACGCCGGGCGGACAGTTCGGTTCGTTCTCGAGAAAACGACGCCAAGAGACTTCGCCGCGAAAACCCCGAAAACCGTGCTGTTGAAAACGTTGCCCGCCAGCTTCGCCGCGCAAACCCTCAGGTCCGTGCTGCCGAGAATTTGGCTAGGCAGCTTCGCCGCGCAACACCTCAGGCGCGTGCTGCCGAAAATGCGGCCCGGGACAATCGCCGCGCAGACCCGGAGGTGCGTGCAGCGGAGAGTGAGGCCCGGCGACATCGCCGCGCCGACCCGCAGGTGCGTGCAGCGGAGAACGAGGCCCGGGAACTTCGCCGCTCCGACCCGGAGGTTCGTGCAGCGGAGAACGAGGCCCGAGAACTTCGCCTCGCCGACCCGGAGGTTCGTGCAGCGGAGAACGGGGCCCGAGAAATTCGCCGCTCCGACCCGGAGGTTCGTGCAGCGGAGAACGAGGCCCGAGAACTTCGCCTCGCCGACCCGGAGGTTCGTGCAGCGGAGAACGGGGCCCGAGAAATTCGCCGCTCCGACCCGGAGGTTCGTGCAGCGGAGAACGAGGCCCGAGAACTTCGCCTCGCCGACCCGGAGGTTCGTGCAGCGGAGAACGGGGCCCGAGAAATTCGCCGCTCCGACCCGGAGGTTCGTGCAGCGGAGAACGAGGCCCGAGAACTTCGCCGCTCCGACCCGGAGGTTCGTGCAGCGGAGAACGAGGCCCGAGAACTTCGCCGCTCAGACCCGGAGGTTCGTGCAGCGGAGAACGAGGCCCGAGAACTTCGCCGCTCCGACCCGGAAGTTCGTTGTTACGGGGGATTTCAATGTGAACACAAAGGATCCCCACAACGCCTGGTTCACACACTGCGTGCAAGTGGACCTCGCCATGACCTTTGCATCGAATACTAA